Proteins from a genomic interval of Zingiber officinale cultivar Zhangliang chromosome 1B, Zo_v1.1, whole genome shotgun sequence:
- the LOC121985429 gene encoding F-box protein At4g35930-like, producing the protein MSLEPMTFKQKQKVKKNKYLKPGALAQMRHRRMSNKLCTVIGKKRIILETEMAKISLLNQADVTQGDTSMISPNRVPPQPIVDEVKRQKLPATPKTPLSVEFDSQSRLESLPMDILIKILCHLHHDQLRAVFHVSQRIRAAVIAARHYHFNYTTPDRSRQEMLNTKTPVPTEHWPFANKAEGKRIWGSIPHTPKAPKHGGPRSRLHLLDIKQIAAVLFPDSALPQPNMLPPGLPKPVLKPVSSTRVLFYEDELCQAVAQNKLR; encoded by the exons ATGAGTTTGGAACCTATGACTTTCAAGCAAAAGCAGAAAGTGAAGAAAAACAAGTACCTAAAACCCGGCGCACTTGCACAAATGCGTCACAGAAGGATGTCAAACAAATTGTGCACTGTTATAGGAAAGAAAAGGATAATATTGGAGACTGAGATGGCAAAAATTAGTCTGCTGAATCAGGCTGATGTTACTCAAGGTGATACATCAATGATCTCTCCTAACAGAGTTCCACCTCAGCCAATTGTAGATGAGGTTAAACGGCAGAAACTTCCAGCAACACCTAAAACACCACTAAGTGTTGAATTTGACAGCCAATCAAGACTTGAATCTCTTCCCATGGATATCCTG ATCAAAATTCTCTGCCACTTGCATCATGATCAGCTAAGAGCTGTTTTCCATGTTTCCCAGCGAATTCGAGCAGCT GTTATCGCGGCCAGACATTATCATTTCAATTACACAACTCCAGACAGATCACGGCAGGAAATGCTTAACACCAAGACTCCAGTGCCAACTGAACATTGGCCTTTTGCAAA CAAGGCAGAAGGAAAACGTATTTGGGGATCTATCCCACATACACCAAAGGCTCCAAAGCATGGTGGTCCTCGCTCTCGCCTTCACTTGCTTGACATAAAGCAGATTGCAGCTGTTCTATTCCCAGATTCTGCATTACCTCAACCAAACATGTTGCCACCAGGCTTGCCAAAGCCCGTTCTCAAGCCTGTATCTTCTACAAGGGTTCTGTTTTATGAAGATGAGCTCTGTCAGGCGGTAGCCCAGAATAAGCTTCGCTGA